The segment ACTTCAAAAAATTGTGAAAACTTAAGATTAGCACAACTTGAACTTGAAAAAGAATATGAAGCACAAGAAGCAGAAAGAATCCGTAAAGCTGAAGAGCACAATAAAAAAATATGGGAAAAAGCTAGAGCTGAAATGAGAGCCCGTCTTGAAAAAATGGATGCTGAGACTAAAAGATTACGAGCCGAACAAGAGGCAAAAGAACGCGCTGCAGAAGAGCGAGAAGCCAAAGAGCGCGCTAAACAACAACAGGACAATCATTAATCATGAAAAAGACGCTCATCACCGCACTACTATTAGGCACTGGCATTATCGCTGCTGGTTGTAAAAAAACCTATAGCGTAGAAGAATTTAAAAAAGATAAAAACTTACGCGATGAATGGTTACGTAAATGCGGATGGTCAGGAACTTCGCAAAACTGTAAAAACTTAACAGACGCAGCAATAGAACTTCAAAAAGAGAGTATACAAGAGCTTAAAAATGAATATCGTAAAAAATACCGTAACAATGACGATGAGCAAAAAGCAAAAGAACAATAACTAGATTATAGAAAACATTTATGGCAAAAAGATGTCTTTGCTCTAGATGTATCATCATTTGCTACAAAAAGTGATAGTGTAGCTAAACTTTAAAATTACGTTCAAACTTTGTAAAATTGAAAGAAGGGGAATTTATTCATGAAAAAGACGATCATCACCGCACTACTGTTAGGCACTGGCATTATCGCTGCTGGTTGTGAAAAGACCTACAGCGTAGAAGAATTTAAAAAAGATTCAAAATTATTTGATGAGTGGGATGCTAAATGTGGCTTTGCAGGAACTTCAAAAAATTGTGAAAACGTAAGATTAGCCGCTTTAGAACTTCGAAAAGAATATGAAGCACAAGAAGCAGAAAGAATCCGTAAAGTTCAAGAGGAAAATAAAAAAATAACGGAAAAATCTCAAGCTGAATTGGAAGCCCGTCTTAAAAAAATGGAGGCTGAGACTAAAAAAATACTAGCAGAACAAGAGGCAAAAGAACGCGCTGCAG is part of the Bartonella machadoae genome and harbors:
- a CDS encoding EexN family lipoprotein, which encodes MKKTLITALLLGTGIIAAGCKKTYSVEEFKKDKNLRDEWLRKCGWSGTSQNCKNLTDAAIELQKESIQELKNEYRKKYRNNDDEQKAKEQ
- a CDS encoding EexN family lipoprotein: MKKTIITALLLGTGIIAAGCEKTYSVEEFKKDSKLFDEWDAKCGFAGTSKNCENVRLAALELRKEYEAQEAERIRKVQEENKKITEKSQAELEARLKKMEAETKKILAEQEAKERAAEERRAKERAKQQQD
- a CDS encoding EexN family lipoprotein — translated: MKKTLITALLLGTGLITAGCEKTYSVAELKKDPKLMEEWIAKCGFAGTSKNCENLRLAQLELEKEYEAQEAERIRKAEEHNKKIWEKARAEMRARLEKMDAETKRLRAEQEAKERAAEEREAKERAKQQQDNH